A DNA window from Methylobacterium sp. NMS14P contains the following coding sequences:
- a CDS encoding AtzE family amidohydrolase yields MSASSPSTAATIAAAIAEGRTTARQAVTATLDRIGRLDDRVGAFTDVLSTRALARADAQDAARRDGASPGPLAGVPFAVKNLIDVEGLPTRAGSKINRERPPAERDGALVRRLEAAGAILVGALNMGEYAYDFTGENIHDGDAHNPHALDHMTGGSSGGSGAAIAAGMVPLTLGSDTNGSIRVPAAFCGCFGLKPTYGRLTRAGSFPFVGSLDHLGPMARSVTDLALAYDAMQGPDPDDPVATLRPAEPVLPRLEAGIDGLRVAVAGGHFARNGDPDAFAAVARAAETLGARRTVELPEAHRARAAAYLITAAEGATLHLDRLRTRPQDFDPAVRDRLIAGAMIPAPHVERAQRFRRWYRARVLELFETVDVILAPATPCRAPRGGQTHFVLDGVTLPVRANIGVFTQPISFIGLPVVAAPVRLDAGLPLGVQIIAAPWREDLVLRAARHLERTGVSAAPIAELAR; encoded by the coding sequence GTGAGCGCGAGCAGTCCCTCGACGGCGGCCACGATCGCGGCGGCGATCGCGGAGGGCCGAACCACCGCGCGCCAGGCCGTCACGGCGACGCTCGACCGGATCGGGCGACTGGACGACCGGGTCGGCGCCTTCACCGACGTGCTGTCCACCCGCGCCCTGGCCCGGGCCGACGCGCAGGACGCGGCGCGCCGCGACGGGGCGTCGCCGGGCCCGCTGGCCGGCGTGCCGTTCGCGGTGAAGAACCTGATCGACGTCGAAGGCCTGCCCACCCGCGCCGGCTCGAAGATCAACCGGGAGCGGCCGCCGGCCGAGCGGGACGGCGCCCTGGTGCGGCGCCTTGAGGCGGCGGGGGCGATCCTCGTGGGCGCCCTCAACATGGGCGAGTACGCCTACGACTTCACCGGCGAGAACATCCACGACGGCGACGCCCACAACCCCCACGCCCTGGATCACATGACCGGCGGCTCGTCGGGCGGCTCGGGCGCGGCCATCGCCGCCGGGATGGTGCCGCTCACGCTGGGCTCGGACACGAACGGCTCGATCCGCGTCCCCGCCGCCTTCTGCGGCTGCTTCGGCCTCAAGCCGACCTACGGCCGGCTGACCCGCGCGGGGAGCTTCCCCTTCGTGGGCAGCCTGGACCATCTCGGCCCGATGGCCCGGAGCGTCACCGACCTCGCGCTCGCCTACGACGCCATGCAGGGCCCCGATCCGGACGATCCGGTCGCGACGCTCCGCCCGGCGGAGCCGGTCCTGCCGCGGCTCGAGGCGGGGATCGACGGCCTGCGCGTCGCGGTGGCCGGCGGCCATTTCGCCCGCAACGGCGATCCGGACGCCTTCGCGGCGGTGGCACGCGCCGCCGAGACGCTCGGCGCGCGGCGCACCGTCGAGCTGCCGGAGGCCCACCGCGCCCGCGCGGCCGCCTACCTGATCACCGCGGCCGAGGGGGCGACGCTCCACCTCGACCGTCTGCGGACCCGGCCTCAGGATTTCGACCCGGCGGTGCGCGACCGGCTGATCGCCGGGGCGATGATCCCGGCACCCCACGTGGAGCGGGCGCAGCGGTTCCGCCGCTGGTACCGGGCGCGGGTGCTGGAGCTGTTCGAGACCGTCGACGTCATCCTGGCCCCGGCTACGCCCTGCCGCGCGCCGCGGGGCGGCCAGACCCACTTCGTCCTCGACGGCGTGACGCTGCCGGTGCGCGCCAATATCGGGGTGTTCACGCAGCCGATCTCCTTCATCGGCCTCCCGGTCGTGGCGGCGCCGGTCCGGCTCGACGCCGGTCTGCCGCTCGGCGTCCAGATCATCGCCGCGCCCTGGCGCGAGGATCTCGTCCTGCGCGCGGCGCGCCACCTCGAACGGACCGGCGTCAGCGCGGCGCCCATCGCGGAGCTTGCCCGATGA
- the hpxZ gene encoding oxalurate catabolism protein HpxZ yields the protein MIIDDPAVKAEVEAAFRAYETALTTNDVPTLEALFRDDPLTIRYGIGENLYGMDAIRAFRRARSPVGLERTLARTQITTYGRDFATAMTLFTRASAPGKIGRQSQTWARFPEGWRVVAAHVSLIDAD from the coding sequence ATGATCATCGACGATCCCGCCGTGAAGGCCGAGGTCGAGGCCGCGTTCCGGGCCTACGAGACGGCGCTCACCACCAACGACGTCCCGACCCTGGAGGCGCTGTTCCGGGACGATCCGCTGACCATCCGCTACGGGATCGGCGAGAACCTCTACGGCATGGACGCGATCCGCGCCTTCCGCCGGGCCCGCTCCCCGGTGGGCCTGGAGCGGACCCTGGCGCGGACGCAGATCACCACCTACGGGCGAGACTTCGCCACCGCGATGACGCTGTTCACCCGCGCCAGCGCGCCGGGCAAGATCGGCCGCCAGAGCCAGACCTGGGCGCGCTTCCCAGAGGGCTGGCGGGTGGTGGCCGCCCACGTGAGCCTGATCGACGCGGACTAG
- a CDS encoding ABC transporter substrate-binding protein yields the protein MLSRLRKLGARAALAGALALSASTAALAQGTLRIGMTASDIPLTTGQTDNGGEGMRFMGYTVYDGLINWDLSSAELASDLVPGLATSWGVDAADKTKWTFKLRPGVKFHDGSDFTADAVVWNLDKLLKADAPQYDPRQSAQGKTRIPAVASYRVVDPLTVEITTKAPDATLPYQIAWIMMSSPAQWEKLGKSWDAFAKQPSGTGPWKLTLFAPRERAEMVPFKEYWDANRVPKLDKLVLIPLPEANARTAALRSGQVDWIEAPAPDSVASLKSAGFTIVTNAYPHNWTWHLSRVEGSPWNDIRVRKAANLAIDREGLKELLGGLAIPAKGFMPPGHQWFGHPTFDIKYDPDAAKKLLAEAGYSPAKPLKLKVAISASGSGQMQPLPMNEFVQQNLADVGIQVDYEVVEWNTLINIWRAGAKADISRGVSAINYSYFIQDPFTGFIRHLQCNFAPPNGTNWGYYCDPAMDKLFDQVRNTFDKAEQTKVLEKVHEKYVDDALFVMITHDVNPRAMSPKVKGFVQAQNWFQDFSKITMATAGR from the coding sequence ATGCTGTCCCGTCTGAGAAAACTCGGCGCCCGCGCGGCGCTGGCCGGCGCCCTGGCGCTCTCCGCGAGCACCGCGGCCCTCGCGCAGGGGACGCTGCGGATCGGCATGACCGCCTCCGACATCCCGCTGACCACCGGCCAGACCGACAACGGCGGCGAGGGCATGCGGTTCATGGGCTACACGGTCTACGACGGCCTCATCAATTGGGACCTGTCGAGCGCCGAGCTGGCCTCCGACCTCGTGCCGGGACTCGCGACCAGCTGGGGCGTCGACGCCGCCGACAAGACCAAGTGGACCTTCAAGCTCCGGCCCGGCGTCAAATTCCACGACGGCTCCGACTTCACCGCCGACGCGGTGGTCTGGAACCTCGACAAGCTCCTGAAGGCCGACGCGCCGCAGTACGACCCGCGCCAGTCCGCGCAGGGCAAGACCCGCATCCCGGCGGTCGCGAGCTACCGGGTGGTCGACCCGCTGACGGTCGAGATCACCACCAAGGCCCCCGACGCGACGCTGCCCTACCAGATCGCCTGGATCATGATGTCGTCGCCGGCCCAGTGGGAGAAGCTCGGCAAGTCCTGGGACGCCTTCGCCAAGCAGCCCTCCGGCACCGGCCCGTGGAAGCTGACCCTGTTCGCCCCGCGCGAGCGCGCCGAGATGGTCCCGTTCAAGGAGTACTGGGACGCGAACCGCGTGCCGAAGCTCGACAAGCTCGTGCTGATCCCGCTGCCGGAGGCCAACGCCCGGACCGCCGCCCTCCGCTCCGGACAGGTGGACTGGATCGAGGCGCCCGCGCCGGATTCCGTGGCCTCGCTGAAGAGCGCCGGCTTCACCATCGTCACCAACGCCTACCCGCATAACTGGACGTGGCACCTGTCGCGCGTCGAGGGCTCGCCCTGGAACGACATCCGCGTGCGCAAGGCGGCGAACCTCGCCATCGACCGCGAGGGCCTGAAGGAGCTGCTCGGCGGCCTCGCGATCCCCGCGAAGGGCTTCATGCCGCCCGGCCACCAGTGGTTCGGCCACCCGACCTTCGACATCAAGTACGACCCGGACGCCGCCAAGAAGCTGCTGGCCGAGGCGGGCTACAGCCCGGCCAAGCCCCTGAAGCTGAAGGTCGCGATCTCGGCCTCCGGCTCGGGCCAGATGCAGCCCCTGCCGATGAACGAGTTCGTGCAGCAGAACCTCGCCGACGTCGGCATCCAGGTCGACTACGAGGTCGTGGAGTGGAACACGCTGATCAACATCTGGCGGGCCGGGGCCAAGGCCGACATCTCCCGCGGCGTCTCGGCGATCAACTACTCGTACTTCATCCAGGACCCCTTCACCGGGTTCATCCGCCACCTGCAGTGCAACTTCGCCCCGCCGAACGGCACGAATTGGGGCTACTACTGCGACCCGGCGATGGACAAGCTGTTCGACCAGGTCCGCAACACCTTCGACAAGGCCGAGCAGACGAAGGTCCTGGAGAAGGTCCACGAGAAGTACGTCGACGACGCGCTGTTCGTCATGATCACGCACGACGTCAACCCGCGCGCGATGAGCCCCAAGGTGAAGGGCTTCGTCCAGGCGCAGAACTGGTTCCAGGACTTCTCGAAGATTACGATGGCGACGGCGGGGCGGTAG
- a CDS encoding GNAT family N-acetyltransferase, whose amino-acid sequence MTRPLPFWPFDWWFAWWDALTPEPYVAPLRDAAQAPALARLHATAFARPWDAHEFERMLCERSTHAHALWRAGVLQGFVLSRRAADVAEILTVVLSPALRGGGHSRKLLREHLASLALDGVARVHLEVDEGNAPALRLYARHGFRQVGSRTGYYLKADGSRATALTMSADL is encoded by the coding sequence ATGACGCGCCCCCTGCCCTTCTGGCCGTTCGACTGGTGGTTCGCGTGGTGGGACGCGCTGACCCCGGAGCCCTACGTCGCGCCGCTCCGCGACGCCGCGCAGGCCCCTGCCCTCGCCCGCCTCCACGCGACCGCCTTCGCGCGGCCCTGGGACGCGCACGAGTTCGAGCGGATGCTCTGCGAGCGCTCGACCCACGCGCACGCCCTCTGGCGCGCCGGCGTGCTCCAGGGCTTCGTGCTCTCGCGCCGGGCCGCCGACGTGGCCGAGATCCTGACGGTCGTGCTGTCGCCGGCTCTGCGCGGCGGCGGCCACAGCCGCAAGCTGCTCCGCGAGCACCTGGCGAGCCTCGCCCTGGACGGCGTCGCCCGGGTGCATCTGGAGGTCGACGAGGGCAACGCCCCCGCCCTGCGGCTCTACGCCCGGCACGGCTTCCGGCAGGTCGGTTCGCGCACCGGCTACTATCTCAAGGCCGACGGCAGCCGGGCGACCGCGCTGACGATGAGCGCCGACCTGTGA
- a CDS encoding NifU family protein produces MFIQTEATPNPATLKFLPGRVVLAELTFEARDAEAAARSPLAAALFTVPGVAGVYFGHDFISVTKAEDGSEWAQVKPAVLGAIMEHFQSGAPVMAEGGHGEIEPGDEFYDEADHDTVVTIKDLLETRVRPAVAGDGGDITFRGYKEGVVYLEMKGACSGCPSSTATLRHGVQNLFRHFLPEIREVQAI; encoded by the coding sequence ATGTTCATCCAGACCGAAGCCACGCCGAACCCGGCCACCCTGAAGTTCCTGCCCGGCCGCGTCGTGCTGGCGGAATTGACCTTCGAGGCGCGGGACGCCGAGGCCGCCGCCCGGTCGCCCCTGGCCGCGGCGCTGTTCACCGTCCCGGGCGTGGCGGGCGTCTATTTCGGGCACGATTTCATCTCGGTGACCAAGGCCGAGGACGGATCGGAATGGGCGCAGGTCAAGCCGGCGGTGCTCGGCGCGATCATGGAGCACTTCCAGTCCGGGGCGCCCGTGATGGCCGAGGGCGGCCACGGCGAGATCGAGCCGGGCGACGAGTTCTACGACGAGGCGGACCACGACACCGTCGTGACGATCAAGGACCTGCTCGAGACCCGTGTGCGCCCGGCGGTGGCCGGCGACGGCGGCGACATCACCTTCCGCGGCTACAAGGAGGGTGTGGTCTACCTGGAGATGAAGGGGGCCTGCTCGGGCTGCCCGTCCTCCACCGCGACCCTGCGGCACGGCGTGCAGAACCTGTTCCGGCACTTCCTGCCGGAGATCCGCGAGGTCCAGGCGATCTGA
- a CDS encoding L-lactate permease — translation MQTWNQVYDPFGSPWLSTLAASVPVIALLAMIASGRVKAHIAAVIALGLAMLVAIVGFGMPTDLAARAAILGMVTGFFPIGWIILNVIFLYRLTVEKGWFAILQQSVAGITADRRLQLLLVAFAFGAFFEGAGGFGTPVAVTGAILIGLGFSPLAASGLSLIANTAPVAFGALGAPIQGLASVTGYPPEILGAMIGRQLPLFSLIVPFWLIWVFAGFRGMIRVWPPILVCGASFAVAQFLISNYVNPWIVDIGASLASMLALVLFLKVWQPKEIWSSPALRGHDPSLAVAGPRPVALGAGVPGTPPVHTGARTASQSEILMAWVPWIVLSIIVAVWGTGWFKGIVNPLFTWKYEVPGLHNVIMKVPPVVAKPVPEGAVFLFTYMSYTGTGVLIAAIISGLIMRFSPLRLVTAYFETIWALRYSLITIAAMLALGVLTRYAGVDATLGLAFAGTGILYPFFGTLLGWLGVALTGSDTASNVLFGGLQRITSEQLGLSGVLMAAANSSGGVMGKMVDAQSIVVASTATGYFGQEGKILRFVFWHSIALACLVGLFVMLQAYVPFFQQMVIDLPAAAPAAH, via the coding sequence GTGCAAACCTGGAACCAGGTTTACGATCCGTTCGGGAGCCCGTGGCTCTCGACGCTCGCCGCTTCAGTGCCGGTCATCGCACTGCTCGCCATGATCGCCAGCGGGCGCGTGAAGGCCCATATCGCGGCCGTCATCGCCCTCGGCCTCGCCATGCTGGTGGCCATCGTCGGCTTCGGCATGCCGACCGATCTCGCCGCCCGCGCCGCCATCCTCGGGATGGTCACGGGCTTCTTCCCGATCGGCTGGATCATCCTCAACGTCATCTTCCTCTACCGGCTCACGGTGGAGAAGGGCTGGTTCGCCATCCTGCAGCAGTCGGTGGCCGGCATCACGGCCGACCGGCGGTTGCAGCTGCTCCTGGTCGCCTTCGCGTTCGGCGCCTTCTTCGAGGGCGCGGGCGGCTTCGGCACCCCGGTCGCCGTCACGGGCGCGATCCTGATCGGGCTGGGCTTCTCGCCGCTCGCCGCCTCCGGCCTGTCGCTGATCGCCAACACCGCGCCGGTGGCCTTCGGGGCGCTCGGCGCGCCGATCCAGGGCCTCGCCTCGGTCACCGGCTACCCGCCGGAGATCCTCGGCGCGATGATCGGCCGGCAGCTGCCGCTGTTCTCGCTGATCGTGCCGTTCTGGCTGATCTGGGTGTTCGCGGGTTTCCGCGGCATGATCCGGGTGTGGCCGCCGATCCTGGTCTGCGGCGCCTCCTTCGCGGTCGCGCAGTTCCTGATCTCGAACTACGTCAACCCGTGGATCGTCGATATCGGCGCCTCGCTGGCCTCGATGCTCGCCCTCGTGCTGTTCCTGAAGGTCTGGCAGCCCAAGGAGATCTGGTCGTCGCCGGCTCTGCGCGGCCACGATCCGTCGCTCGCCGTCGCCGGCCCGCGGCCCGTGGCGCTCGGCGCCGGCGTGCCCGGCACGCCGCCGGTCCATACCGGCGCCCGCACCGCCTCGCAGAGCGAGATCCTGATGGCCTGGGTGCCGTGGATCGTCCTCTCGATCATCGTCGCGGTCTGGGGAACCGGCTGGTTCAAGGGCATCGTCAACCCGCTCTTCACCTGGAAGTACGAGGTGCCGGGCCTGCACAACGTGATCATGAAGGTGCCGCCCGTGGTGGCCAAGCCGGTCCCCGAGGGCGCGGTCTTCCTGTTCACCTACATGTCGTACACCGGCACGGGCGTGCTGATCGCGGCGATCATCTCCGGCCTGATCATGCGGTTCTCGCCGCTGCGCCTCGTCACGGCCTACTTCGAGACGATCTGGGCCCTGCGCTACTCGCTGATCACCATCGCGGCGATGCTCGCGCTCGGCGTCCTCACCCGCTACGCGGGCGTCGACGCCACGCTCGGCCTCGCCTTCGCGGGCACCGGCATCCTCTACCCGTTCTTCGGGACGCTGCTCGGCTGGCTCGGCGTGGCGCTCACGGGATCGGACACGGCCTCGAACGTGCTGTTCGGCGGCCTGCAGCGGATCACCTCCGAGCAGCTCGGCCTCTCGGGCGTGCTGATGGCGGCGGCGAACTCGTCGGGCGGCGTGATGGGCAAGATGGTCGACGCCCAGTCGATCGTCGTCGCCTCCACGGCCACCGGCTATTTCGGTCAGGAAGGCAAGATCCTGCGCTTCGTGTTCTGGCACTCGATCGCGCTCGCCTGCCTCGTCGGCCTGTTCGTGATGCTGCAGGCCTACGTGCCGTTCTTCCAGCAGATGGTCATCGACCTGCCCGCGGCGGCGCCGGCGGCCCACTGA
- a CDS encoding DUF4089 domain-containing protein, protein MPETCPPFEPESYAAAAAALLGLTLDPAWIAPVTANLRVLAAAAELVEAFPLADEIDSAPRFEA, encoded by the coding sequence ATGCCCGAGACATGCCCCCCGTTCGAACCCGAGAGCTACGCCGCGGCCGCGGCGGCCCTCCTCGGCCTCACCCTCGATCCCGCCTGGATCGCGCCGGTCACCGCGAACCTGCGCGTCCTGGCCGCGGCGGCCGAGCTGGTGGAGGCCTTCCCGCTCGCGGACGAGATCGACTCGGCGCCGAGGTTCGAGGCGTGA
- a CDS encoding HAD family hydrolase: MRAVIFDIDGTLLDSVDLHARAWVEAFAHFGVTTDFADVRRQIGKGGDELMPVFLPEERVAREGETIEAYRSDLFKRRYLSEVRPFPGVRSLFEHIRSAGLEIALASSGKRPEVEHYTDVLEIGDLVDVSTSSDDADRSKPHPDIFEAALEKLDGVPRDAIIVVGDTPYDAEAAAKAGLRTVGLLCGGFPEADLRAAGCVAIYRDPADLLDRFAQSPLAES, from the coding sequence ATGCGCGCGGTGATCTTCGACATCGACGGGACCCTGCTCGACAGCGTCGACCTGCATGCCCGCGCCTGGGTGGAGGCCTTCGCGCATTTCGGCGTGACGACCGACTTCGCCGACGTCCGCCGGCAGATCGGCAAGGGCGGCGACGAGCTGATGCCGGTCTTCCTGCCGGAGGAGCGGGTCGCGCGGGAGGGCGAGACGATCGAGGCCTACCGCTCGGACCTGTTCAAGCGGCGCTACCTGTCCGAAGTCCGGCCTTTCCCCGGCGTCCGGTCGCTGTTCGAGCACATCCGCTCCGCCGGCCTCGAGATCGCGCTCGCCTCCTCGGGCAAGCGCCCCGAGGTCGAGCACTACACCGATGTCCTGGAGATCGGCGATCTCGTCGATGTCTCCACCAGCTCGGACGACGCGGACCGGTCGAAGCCGCATCCCGACATCTTCGAAGCCGCTCTAGAGAAGCTCGACGGTGTGCCGCGCGACGCGATCATCGTCGTCGGCGACACCCCCTACGATGCCGAGGCCGCCGCGAAGGCGGGCCTGCGCACCGTCGGCCTCCTGTGCGGCGGCTTCCCGGAAGCGGACCTGAGGGCGGCCGGCTGCGTGGCGATCTACCGGGACCCGGCGGACCTGCTCGACCGATTCGCGCAGTCGCCGCTGGCGGAGAGCTGA
- the tsaB gene encoding tRNA (adenosine(37)-N6)-threonylcarbamoyltransferase complex dimerization subunit type 1 TsaB, whose product MRILAIDTALDTCAACVMAEEVDAPLAAESLPMARGHAESLLPLIERVIARVEGGFEAIDRVAVTVGPGSYTGLRVGLSAARAIGLSTGKPVVGVGTLSALLAPLLAETVEGTIAAVVDARHGAVYVQALGPGDGLAPAHLAVEAAAERLGAGPVVLTGSGAPMLAAALAARGVAARVAHVGGPDIASVASLGLVADPAQALARPLYLRGPDARPQDHARIARR is encoded by the coding sequence GTGCGTATCCTGGCCATCGACACAGCGCTGGACACCTGCGCCGCCTGCGTCATGGCGGAGGAGGTCGACGCGCCCCTCGCCGCCGAGTCGCTGCCGATGGCGCGCGGCCACGCGGAATCCCTGCTGCCGCTGATCGAGCGGGTGATCGCCCGGGTCGAGGGTGGATTCGAGGCGATCGACCGGGTCGCCGTGACGGTCGGGCCGGGCAGCTACACCGGCCTGCGGGTCGGCCTGTCGGCGGCCCGCGCCATCGGCCTCTCGACCGGCAAGCCGGTCGTCGGCGTCGGCACCCTCTCGGCGCTCCTCGCGCCGCTCCTGGCCGAGACCGTCGAGGGGACGATCGCCGCGGTAGTCGACGCCCGCCACGGCGCCGTCTACGTGCAGGCCCTGGGACCGGGCGACGGCCTCGCGCCCGCGCACCTCGCCGTCGAGGCCGCGGCCGAGCGGCTGGGCGCCGGCCCGGTGGTGCTGACCGGCTCCGGCGCGCCGATGCTGGCCGCCGCGCTCGCCGCGCGCGGCGTCGCGGCGCGCGTCGCCCATGTCGGCGGTCCCGATATCGCGTCGGTGGCCTCCCTCGGTCTCGTGGCCGACCCGGCGCAGGCGCTGGCCCGCCCCCTCTACCTGCGGGGGCCGGATGCCCGGCCGCAGGACCACGCAAGGATCGCGCGGCGATGA
- a CDS encoding atp-dependent helicase, which yields MDVTADQTLAQDLLKDLREAQSRLDAARAEAASLKVLLALRTHQHDQAWQEGQRLAAALADAQARAEAATVTRAEAQVSAASSEAAAMADERTEAVRTVLGAVLASIGHRALDRRRFQELIARAGREAPDQGPGAARHAVLLTEARRVLGIAE from the coding sequence GTGGACGTGACCGCGGACCAGACCCTCGCGCAGGACTTGCTGAAGGATCTGCGGGAGGCCCAGAGCAGGCTGGACGCGGCGCGGGCGGAAGCGGCCTCGCTCAAGGTGCTTCTCGCGCTGCGCACGCACCAGCACGATCAGGCCTGGCAGGAGGGGCAGCGCCTCGCCGCGGCGCTCGCGGATGCGCAGGCCCGCGCGGAGGCGGCGACCGTCACCCGGGCAGAGGCTCAGGTGAGCGCGGCCTCCTCCGAGGCCGCAGCGATGGCCGACGAGCGCACCGAGGCGGTCCGGACCGTCCTCGGCGCGGTCCTCGCCAGCATCGGGCACCGCGCCCTCGACCGGCGCCGGTTCCAGGAGCTGATCGCCCGCGCCGGCCGCGAGGCGCCGGATCAGGGTCCGGGCGCGGCCCGGCACGCGGTGCTGCTGACCGAGGCGCGGCGGGTGCTGGGGATCGCCGAGTAG
- a CDS encoding lysophospholipid acyltransferase family protein yields MSRLGIAWRVAALALAFAVLGPPHWIALRLLGRRATLAPILFHRVFLRLFGVRVTQSGTPPAPGEAALVLANHVSWLDIVAVGSLRPLSFVAKSEIAGWPLIGTLAGLQRTIYIDRQRRGATATVSTAVGHRLAEGELVVLFAEGTTGDGTRLLPFRSSLVGAARAALQAEAGRGRVRLQPLAIAYPRRNGLPVTRAERAEIAWYGDMELVPHLATFVQGGPIDVHVVWGAPIAFEATTDRKVATAAAEAEVRAALRGAGAGVGTVPAPDARPAAPGIGLQEPEIATV; encoded by the coding sequence GTGAGCCGCCTCGGCATCGCCTGGCGCGTCGCGGCCCTCGCCCTCGCCTTCGCGGTGCTGGGACCGCCCCACTGGATCGCCCTGCGGCTCCTGGGCCGCCGCGCCACCCTGGCGCCCATCCTGTTCCACCGCGTCTTCCTGCGCCTGTTCGGGGTGCGGGTCACGCAGAGCGGGACGCCGCCGGCCCCCGGCGAGGCGGCGCTGGTGCTCGCCAACCACGTCTCGTGGCTCGACATCGTCGCGGTCGGCTCGCTGCGGCCGCTCTCCTTCGTGGCGAAGTCGGAGATCGCCGGCTGGCCGCTGATCGGCACCCTCGCGGGGCTGCAGCGGACGATCTACATCGATCGGCAGCGGCGCGGCGCGACCGCCACCGTCAGCACCGCCGTTGGCCATCGCCTCGCCGAGGGCGAGCTGGTCGTCCTGTTCGCGGAGGGGACCACCGGCGACGGCACCCGGCTCCTGCCGTTCCGCTCCTCCCTCGTCGGCGCGGCCCGCGCGGCGCTGCAGGCCGAGGCCGGGCGCGGCCGGGTGCGCCTCCAGCCGCTCGCCATCGCCTATCCCCGGCGCAACGGCCTGCCGGTGACGCGCGCCGAGCGCGCGGAGATCGCGTGGTACGGCGACATGGAGCTGGTGCCGCACCTCGCGACCTTCGTGCAGGGCGGCCCCATCGACGTGCACGTGGTCTGGGGCGCGCCGATCGCCTTCGAGGCGACCACCGACCGGAAAGTCGCCACGGCGGCCGCCGAAGCCGAGGTGCGCGCGGCCCTGCGGGGTGCCGGCGCCGGCGTCGGGACCGTGCCGGCACCGGACGCCAGGCCGGCGGCCCCGGGGATCGGCCTTCAGGAGCCGGAGATCGCGACGGTCTGA
- a CDS encoding DUF2934 domain-containing protein — protein sequence MLISEHHVRECAYYIWENEGRIHGQAAAHWIRAESELRANAMLAAAATATVEAAKPAKAAAKAAPAKTAEQAAAKPASAKPASAKPAASKAAAKPAAAKVATAKPATVKAAAKPAAPKPARASKAAVTAGLAAKAKPARTPASMH from the coding sequence ATGCTGATCAGCGAGCACCACGTGCGCGAGTGCGCCTATTACATCTGGGAGAACGAGGGCCGGATTCACGGGCAGGCCGCCGCCCACTGGATCCGCGCCGAGTCCGAGCTGCGCGCCAACGCGATGCTCGCTGCCGCCGCCACCGCGACGGTCGAGGCCGCCAAGCCCGCCAAGGCCGCCGCGAAGGCCGCGCCGGCGAAGACCGCCGAGCAGGCCGCCGCCAAGCCCGCCAGCGCCAAGCCCGCCAGCGCCAAGCCCGCCGCGTCGAAGGCCGCCGCCAAGCCTGCGGCCGCCAAGGTCGCGACCGCCAAGCCCGCGACCGTGAAGGCCGCCGCGAAGCCGGCGGCCCCGAAGCCCGCCCGCGCCTCGAAGGCGGCGGTGACCGCCGGCCTCGCCGCCAAGGCGAAGCCCGCCCGGACCCCGGCCTCGATGCACTGA
- a CDS encoding DUF6481 family protein, protein MSAFDYRNFDDRRQNSQNAKAALLAKFKARPAADDPEVIAKAKARAEVAKARDERSREREAARIAAERKAAEEKRQREEAELAAQIAREAAELAAAQERKSADLVAKKAQRDARYAARKAKVKTKR, encoded by the coding sequence ATGAGCGCATTCGACTACAGGAATTTCGACGACCGTCGCCAGAACTCGCAGAACGCCAAGGCCGCCCTGCTGGCCAAGTTCAAGGCGCGCCCCGCGGCCGATGACCCCGAGGTGATCGCCAAGGCCAAGGCCCGCGCCGAAGTGGCCAAGGCCCGCGACGAGCGCTCTCGCGAGCGCGAGGCCGCCCGGATCGCCGCCGAGCGGAAGGCCGCCGAGGAGAAGCGTCAGCGGGAGGAGGCGGAACTCGCCGCCCAGATCGCCCGCGAGGCCGCCGAGTTGGCCGCCGCGCAGGAGCGCAAGTCGGCCGACCTGGTCGCCAAGAAGGCCCAGCGCGACGCGCGCTACGCGGCCCGCAAGGCGAAGGTCAAGACCAAGCGCTGA